Proteins from a single region of Psilocybe cubensis strain MGC-MH-2018 chromosome 3, whole genome shotgun sequence:
- a CDS encoding Mitochondrial GTP/GDP carrier protein 1 translates to MSPPSSSNGKDSAAARVLGSGTSGIAELLIFHPVDTVAKRLMSNKAKVSASTLSPIIFRDAASKPLVTKFLSLFPGLGYAAGYKVAQRVYKFGGQPWFNDIINKHYKSSFTNTFGERKGKMMMQATAGSLTGIGEVVLLPLDALKIKRQVNPEAFRGRGVVRIFMEEGTTLYRGWGWTMARNAPGSFALFGASAVTKEYVLGVSDYSKATWGQNFIASIAGAVASITVAAPLDTVKTRIQNANFERKVHGVTVVKELIKNEGPTAFFKGLTPKILVVGPKLVFSYTLAQSLIPLFSKYV, encoded by the exons ATGTCGCCTCCTTCATCATCCAACGGAAAGGACTCTGCAGCTGCTAGGGTGTTGGGTTCGGGAACTTCAG GAATTGCCGAGCTCCTCATTTTCCACCCTGTGGACACCGTGGCCAAGCGCCTGATGAGCAACAAGGCCAAG GTTTCCGCCTCGACTCTGTCGCCCATCATCTTCCGTGACGCCGCTTCGAAGCCACTAGTGACCAAGTTCCTGTCGCTTTTCCCCGGTCTTGGATATGCCGCTGGATACAAGGTCGCCCAGCGCGTGTACAAGTTCGGTGGACAGCCCTGGTTCAACGATATCATCAATAAGCACTACAAGTCCAGTTTCACGAACACCTTTGGCGAGCGCAAGGGGAAAATGATGATGCAGGCCACGGCTGGAAG CTTGACAGGTATCGGCGAAGTC GTTCTATTGCCATTGGACGCTTTGAAGATCAAGCGTCAGGTGAACCCTGAAGCATTCCGCGGCCGTGGTGTCGTCCGGATCTTCATGGAGGAGGGTACCACTCTCTACCGTGGCTGGGGATGGACCATGGCTCGTAACGCCCCCGGAAGCTTCGCT CTCTTCGGTGCTTCGGCCGTAACAAAGGAATATGTGCTCGGCGTGTCCGACTACTCAAAGGCGACGTGGGGCCAGAACTTTATTGCGTCGATCGCGGGTGCCGTCGCGTCCATCACCGTCGCTGCCCCCCTCGACACCGTCAAGACCCGCATCCAGAACGCCAACTTTGAGCGCAAGGTGCACGGTGTGACGGTGGTCAAGGAGCTCATCAAAAACGAAGGCCCGACTGCCTTCTTCAAGGGGCTGACGCCAAAG ATTTTGGTTGTTGGACCTAAGCTCGTGTTCAGCTACACGCTTGCTCAGTCGTTGATACCACTCTTCTCCAAATACGTTTAA